The Proteus vulgaris genome has a segment encoding these proteins:
- a CDS encoding Protein of uncharacterised function (DUF1367), whose amino-acid sequence MAQHSFIKMSNDTLVPANPVTRDFLHSKIKCGDVLSANLKKARNPRFHRKYFALLNLGYEYWEPVGGTISPEEKELVRGYITFLSYYTDNADALLSASDIYLEEVAQNRAQNISATKSFDAFRYWVVEQAGYYDTFEMPDGSLRRVAKSISFANMDDLAFSELYKATLDVLWNFILRKQFPTQKAVENAVSQLLSFT is encoded by the coding sequence ATGGCACAGCATAGCTTTATCAAAATGTCTAACGATACTCTTGTACCGGCTAACCCTGTTACGAGAGATTTTCTGCATTCAAAAATCAAATGTGGTGATGTGCTTTCAGCTAATTTAAAGAAAGCCCGTAACCCTCGATTCCATCGTAAGTACTTCGCATTACTCAACTTAGGGTATGAATATTGGGAACCTGTTGGCGGTACCATTTCACCTGAAGAAAAAGAACTCGTGCGTGGTTACATCACATTCCTTTCATATTACACAGATAATGCTGACGCTCTATTATCTGCATCCGATATCTATCTAGAAGAAGTTGCACAAAATCGTGCACAAAATATCTCAGCAACAAAATCATTTGATGCTTTTCGCTATTGGGTTGTAGAACAAGCCGGTTATTACGACACGTTTGAAATGCCAGACGGTAGTTTACGTCGTGTCGCTAAATCAATTAGTTTTGCAAATATGGATGACCTAGCATTTAGCGAACTCTACAAAGCCACACTTGATGTGCTTTGGAATTTTATCCTTCGTAAGCAATTCCCCACTCAAAAAGCTGTAGAAAATGCAGTATCTCAATTATTAAGTTTCACGTAG
- a CDS encoding exonuclease VIII yields MKTFICVFEPTTEARTNNGAVPLAIALSTANAKLATATAVVKLSEAYPEAMDNFNTDEPLISEHLDGSACPTLDAFDEKFAVENEYDGTQWKPIEYREFKKLATKPRIASLLLFGKTQITNKEFSFTLKYLAGTEDPKIRNIATGLAEITKLSLMDAEQTMEIAQAIYEFANEDVTVEEAKSLGESWLTEESEQPQEEISSIKRNYTTIDTEIALALLDDFDPNNVLPSQVKKAKELIDDDDKAWKRWSMDLRTTAGILDIPREKIFALIAESKKQPELLDNPNARKELIDLHLGISKSNNTKKEEMTTKLTQTDNASLISKENTVGKETKPKRSRKKQEVAPKAETAQVIEQIEKSKEPETPSVPHDNFEQRASVIDEVLNASDANNLSIWKSVQRTDPRFTKPLEGMGFIGTSINSTYMFMRATEIFGPIGEGWGYEVLEEKFIDGKPLVEPVLDERNKQVATRFLRDGDGSLFCEQNHSIKIRFWYIIECETRGEFESYGATPYRYQTNYGIKVDGEVIKKSLTDAIKKALSMLGFSSDVFMGMHDNPEYLASNKLEFEIKNASEKAEDITRIRKELDEKFTKHTEVMRSAVTENELRGIASTLTREISAHIKSAQERRDNDYEKYLSGRLRRLNQIEKECLDKLKQKEEAI; encoded by the coding sequence ATGAAAACTTTTATCTGTGTATTTGAGCCTACGACCGAGGCTCGTACAAACAATGGTGCTGTACCGTTGGCCATAGCGTTAAGCACTGCTAATGCAAAACTGGCAACAGCGACTGCAGTAGTGAAATTATCTGAAGCATATCCAGAAGCTATGGATAACTTTAATACTGATGAGCCATTAATTAGCGAACATCTTGACGGTTCTGCATGCCCTACTTTAGATGCTTTCGATGAAAAATTTGCTGTTGAAAATGAGTATGACGGTACTCAATGGAAACCTATCGAATATAGAGAGTTCAAAAAGCTAGCCACAAAACCTCGTATCGCCAGCCTGCTATTATTTGGAAAGACTCAAATAACAAACAAAGAGTTCTCTTTTACATTGAAATATCTTGCTGGCACAGAAGATCCCAAAATTCGTAATATCGCCACAGGCCTTGCAGAAATAACAAAGTTATCTTTGATGGATGCTGAACAAACGATGGAAATAGCACAGGCTATCTATGAGTTTGCTAATGAAGATGTCACCGTTGAAGAAGCTAAATCACTAGGTGAAAGCTGGCTGACAGAAGAATCTGAGCAACCACAAGAAGAAATATCTTCTATCAAGCGTAACTACACAACTATAGATACTGAAATCGCCTTAGCGCTGTTAGATGATTTTGATCCTAATAATGTTCTTCCCTCTCAAGTAAAGAAAGCCAAAGAGCTGATAGATGATGACGACAAAGCATGGAAACGCTGGTCAATGGATTTACGCACAACAGCAGGCATCTTAGATATACCTCGTGAAAAGATTTTTGCATTAATAGCTGAAAGTAAAAAACAGCCTGAGTTATTAGATAATCCTAATGCACGAAAAGAGTTGATTGATCTGCATTTGGGCATTAGCAAATCTAACAACACTAAAAAAGAAGAAATGACTACTAAATTAACTCAAACAGATAATGCCTCTTTAATATCCAAAGAAAATACAGTTGGGAAAGAAACTAAGCCTAAACGTTCGCGTAAAAAGCAAGAAGTAGCGCCTAAGGCAGAAACAGCTCAAGTGATTGAGCAAATTGAAAAATCTAAAGAGCCAGAAACACCATCAGTACCACACGATAATTTTGAGCAACGTGCCAGTGTTATTGATGAAGTTCTTAACGCGAGTGATGCTAATAACCTAAGTATTTGGAAAAGCGTACAACGTACAGACCCTCGTTTTACTAAACCATTAGAAGGCATGGGATTTATAGGGACTAGCATAAACAGCACCTACATGTTTATGCGTGCGACTGAAATATTCGGCCCTATTGGTGAAGGCTGGGGTTATGAGGTCCTTGAAGAAAAATTCATTGATGGAAAGCCTCTTGTAGAACCTGTTCTTGATGAGCGTAATAAACAAGTTGCAACCCGTTTTTTACGGGATGGTGACGGCTCGTTATTCTGCGAACAAAACCACTCAATTAAGATCCGATTTTGGTACATCATCGAATGTGAAACCCGCGGTGAATTTGAAAGTTATGGTGCAACACCATACCGCTATCAAACTAACTATGGCATTAAGGTTGACGGTGAAGTTATTAAAAAATCACTAACTGATGCCATCAAAAAAGCCCTATCAATGCTTGGCTTTAGCTCTGATGTCTTTATGGGTATGCATGATAACCCTGAATACTTAGCAAGTAATAAACTTGAATTTGAAATTAAAAACGCGAGTGAAAAAGCTGAAGATATCACGCGTATTCGCAAAGAATTAGACGAGAAATTTACTAAACATACAGAAGTGATGCGTAGTGCTGTTACTGAGAATGAATTGCGAGGCATTGCATCCACATTAACACGTGAAATTTCTGCGCATATCAAATCAGCTCAAGAACGTCGTGACAACGATTACGAGAAGTATTTATCTGGCCGTTTACGTCGATTAAACCAAATCGAAAAAGAGTGTTTAGACAAACTGAAACAGAAAGAAGAGGCAATCTAA
- a CDS encoding Protein of uncharacterised function (DUF968) produces MIKSKTKEEKKWLSDVAELGCICCRNMGFGASLAEIHHVRTGQGMAQRASHTDVLPLCPPHHRACYETGFHASPKSWQEIHGSEIELLEQTKQEVMELRACRV; encoded by the coding sequence ATGATCAAATCAAAGACCAAAGAAGAAAAGAAATGGCTATCAGATGTAGCCGAGCTGGGTTGTATTTGTTGTCGCAATATGGGGTTTGGAGCCAGTTTAGCGGAAATTCATCATGTTAGAACGGGGCAGGGAATGGCACAACGGGCTAGTCATACAGATGTTTTACCACTATGCCCTCCACATCATAGGGCATGTTATGAAACCGGCTTTCATGCATCACCTAAATCATGGCAAGAAATTCATGGTAGCGAGATTGAGTTATTAGAACAGACTAAGCAAGAAGTAATGGAGTTACGAGCATGTCGAGTATAA
- the dnaC gene encoding DNA replication protein dnaC, producing MSEQNLLTAVNIPPRFANATFESFVASTPTAKHNLKICQQYVETWGDRKNAGEGLVLCGTPGTGKTHLAVSIARQIAGELQETVFITTASRIIRAFRRTWAGNSEFSELDVLEKYCTPDLLIIDEIGVQYGTDSERNILFEVINDRYEDLLPTILISNLPVVDLQEMLGERAVDRLLQGGTVLTFNWPTYRRGNHHA from the coding sequence ATGTCTGAACAAAATTTACTAACTGCGGTGAATATTCCACCTCGCTTTGCTAATGCGACATTTGAATCATTTGTAGCCTCAACGCCAACAGCAAAACATAATTTAAAAATTTGTCAGCAGTACGTTGAAACTTGGGGTGACCGAAAAAACGCAGGAGAGGGGCTTGTACTGTGTGGAACACCCGGAACTGGTAAAACACACCTTGCAGTATCAATCGCCCGTCAGATTGCCGGAGAATTGCAAGAAACGGTATTCATTACCACAGCCTCACGTATCATTCGCGCTTTTCGAAGAACATGGGCTGGAAATTCAGAATTCAGTGAACTTGATGTACTTGAAAAATATTGCACACCTGATTTGTTAATTATTGATGAAATTGGTGTTCAGTATGGCACTGATTCTGAACGTAATATCTTGTTTGAGGTGATTAATGATCGCTACGAAGATTTGCTACCTACAATTTTGATAAGCAACTTGCCCGTTGTTGATCTACAAGAAATGCTTGGTGAACGAGCCGTGGACAGATTATTACAGGGTGGAACGGTATTAACGTTTAACTGGCCAACATATCGCAGAGGCAATCATCATGCATGA
- a CDS encoding phage endopeptidase (lysis protein) — protein sequence MSMNITKLLAGGCVVLAFWLWLVIDDYGTLKANHKLLTSSFNEQVNINQDYQARIKSLHDLDVKHTQELDNAKTEISQLRDLSERHPERVYIKANCPKSEGVTTSGVDDATTARPTDTAIRNYWLLRERIAQSEQVILGLQDYIRMECVN from the coding sequence ATGTCTATGAATATCACCAAATTACTCGCTGGTGGTTGTGTAGTATTGGCGTTCTGGCTCTGGTTGGTAATAGATGACTATGGAACGTTAAAAGCTAATCACAAATTACTTACTAGTTCGTTCAATGAGCAAGTCAATATCAATCAAGATTACCAAGCACGCATAAAATCCCTTCATGATCTAGATGTAAAACATACGCAGGAACTCGATAATGCTAAAACTGAAATTAGCCAGTTACGTGATCTTAGTGAGCGTCATCCTGAGCGGGTGTACATCAAAGCCAACTGTCCAAAATCCGAAGGCGTTACCACCTCCGGCGTGGATGATGCAACCACCGCCCGACCTACTGACACCGCTATCCGAAATTATTGGTTACTCAGAGAGCGAATTGCACAGTCAGAGCAAGTAATATTAGGATTGCAGGATTACATTAGAATGGAGTGTGTGAACTAA
- a CDS encoding Phage antitermination protein Q, protein MSSIKSISDGLKLDDDQVAWIQPWLSKFGAWVYSGRIEKRQSSIIAEFMATVERRDYPEREMCNDDDGMLIAKVVDKIYHIDRIAFTLLLLRYAFGSSDRAIARYYHNIAKPRQMIRRNRTIEYRKPSMSTCRREIEDIISSAEYLIYPHLKDAFKKREKEWKSKNNSKNVLTSLSQ, encoded by the coding sequence ATGTCGAGTATAAAGAGTATATCTGATGGGTTAAAACTTGATGATGATCAGGTTGCATGGATCCAGCCTTGGTTATCAAAATTTGGAGCATGGGTATATTCAGGGAGGATAGAAAAAAGGCAAAGCAGTATTATTGCTGAATTTATGGCGACAGTAGAAAGGCGTGATTATCCTGAGCGAGAAATGTGTAATGACGATGACGGGATGTTGATCGCTAAAGTGGTCGATAAAATTTATCACATAGACAGAATAGCGTTTACGCTCTTATTACTGCGTTATGCCTTTGGTAGCTCAGATCGCGCTATTGCTCGTTATTACCACAATATAGCGAAACCGCGCCAAATGATTAGACGCAATAGAACGATAGAATATAGAAAACCTTCTATGTCTACATGCAGAAGAGAAATTGAGGACATAATTAGTTCAGCTGAATATTTAATTTACCCACATTTAAAAGATGCATTTAAAAAACGAGAAAAAGAGTGGAAAAGTAAAAATAATAGTAAGAACGTGTTGACTTCTTTGAGCCAATGA
- the dnaB_1 gene encoding replicative DNA helicase has protein sequence MHERELEYAVISGLLAGGASQDAYEVLATLPEEAFSSGYFRNVYKEIKKQALASSLIDPFFIADALGEKGDLANLLELSKTPIWTANLKGYASKVYSYYRVREVIQLIAKYQNDITTANNHEQAEEFIHQFATQIGQLTIGSQNLLPVHLNTLLEGYVDVLERRNKGEDAVGMIKSGIEALDDKIGGFNPTDLVFIGGRPGMGKTELALTMTEGMTRDGGGALFFSMEMSNQQITERLVAGSAQLPISTLRHSGRLDDEGWGRLSSALGHLMDRDIHIIDASNLTIEQICAISENHKRKYPNLKGIFVDYLGLIKKPKAERNDLAIAKISASLKGLAKRLHTPTIALSQLSRDVDKRPINQRRPVSADLRDSGSLEQDADLILFTYREAVYNPNSPAKNYAEIIIDKFRHGETGTVYQEFKNGHYLPTDQITASEVSKMQQQSQQSDKRRRYAEKAF, from the coding sequence ATGCATGAGAGAGAACTAGAATATGCGGTGATTAGTGGTTTGTTAGCTGGTGGTGCTAGTCAAGATGCGTATGAGGTATTAGCTACATTACCTGAAGAGGCGTTTAGCTCTGGATATTTCCGTAATGTCTACAAAGAAATTAAAAAACAAGCACTAGCAAGCTCTCTAATAGATCCATTTTTTATTGCTGACGCTCTAGGTGAAAAGGGCGATTTAGCAAATTTACTTGAGCTATCTAAAACACCTATTTGGACAGCGAATTTAAAAGGCTATGCTTCAAAAGTTTATAGTTATTATCGCGTTAGAGAAGTAATTCAATTAATCGCCAAGTATCAAAATGACATTACTACTGCAAATAATCATGAACAAGCTGAAGAATTTATTCATCAATTTGCAACACAAATTGGCCAGCTGACAATTGGTAGCCAGAACCTACTTCCTGTGCATTTAAATACACTACTTGAAGGCTATGTGGATGTTTTAGAACGCAGAAACAAAGGGGAAGATGCTGTTGGGATGATTAAAAGTGGTATTGAAGCTTTAGATGACAAAATAGGAGGCTTTAACCCAACAGACTTAGTTTTTATTGGTGGTCGTCCGGGAATGGGGAAAACAGAGCTTGCACTAACGATGACTGAGGGGATGACCAGAGATGGAGGCGGTGCATTGTTCTTCTCGATGGAAATGTCTAATCAGCAAATCACTGAGCGTTTAGTTGCCGGTTCTGCACAATTGCCAATATCAACATTGAGACATAGTGGGCGATTGGATGATGAAGGATGGGGGCGTTTAAGTTCAGCACTAGGCCATTTAATGGATAGAGATATTCATATCATCGATGCGAGTAATCTAACTATTGAACAAATATGTGCAATCAGTGAAAACCACAAACGTAAATATCCAAATTTGAAAGGAATTTTTGTTGATTATTTAGGGTTAATTAAAAAACCTAAAGCGGAACGTAATGATTTAGCAATTGCAAAAATCTCTGCATCTTTAAAAGGATTGGCAAAGCGATTACACACGCCAACTATTGCGTTAAGCCAGCTATCTCGTGATGTTGATAAAAGACCTATTAATCAACGCCGTCCTGTTTCTGCTGATTTACGCGACTCTGGTAGCTTAGAGCAAGATGCTGACTTAATTTTATTTACATATAGGGAGGCCGTATATAACCCAAATAGCCCCGCGAAAAATTATGCCGAGATCATTATTGATAAATTTAGGCATGGAGAAACCGGTACCGTCTATCAAGAGTTTAAGAATGGCCACTATCTGCCTACCGACCAAATTACAGCGTCAGAAGTGTCCAAAATGCAACAACAATCACAGCAAAGCGATAAACGCCGTCGTTACGCAGAAAAAGCATTTTAG
- a CDS encoding phage replication protein, whose translation MSNKLTGYVWDACAVSGVKGTKLMIMVRLADYSSDEGVAYPSVETISRQIGAGISTIRNACNELERDGWLVKKQRRNGNRNASNLYFLNVDKLEKIALEENAKLRKQREKLSNSHRPDSDRSDSDRTENDKNIRFDPPESGVQGGFHPSRIWRRSTSKFKT comes from the coding sequence ATGAGTAATAAATTAACTGGCTATGTATGGGATGCATGTGCTGTTTCAGGTGTTAAGGGTACCAAATTAATGATCATGGTACGCCTAGCTGATTATTCAAGCGATGAAGGGGTTGCTTATCCCAGTGTTGAAACTATTAGCCGTCAAATTGGTGCAGGAATTAGTACAATTCGTAATGCGTGTAATGAACTTGAGCGTGATGGTTGGTTAGTCAAAAAACAACGTAGAAATGGCAATCGTAACGCTTCAAATTTATATTTTTTAAATGTCGATAAATTAGAAAAAATTGCATTAGAAGAAAATGCAAAATTAAGAAAACAGCGTGAAAAACTATCAAATTCTCACCGTCCAGATTCTGACCGTTCAGATTCTGACCGTACAGAAAACGATAAAAATATACGGTTTGACCCTCCAGAATCTGGCGTTCAAGGGGGTTTTCACCCCTCCAGAATCTGGAGGCGATCCACAAGTAAATTCAAAACATGA
- the dpnA gene encoding phage DNA adenine-methylase, with amino-acid sequence MKNTVNLNSVNLVNDDSLSYIKTLPDNCIDLIATDPPYFQVKSCSWDNQWENVTSYLSWLDEILAEFWRVLKPNGSLYIFCGSKLASDTELLVRERFNILSHIVWAKPSGPWRRACKADLRSFFPSTERILFAEHYQSPYKGKSSVYLQQCKALKENVFKPLIEYFKSARESLGITAKEIKQVTGKQMASHWFSYSQWQLPSESDYKKLQELFQRVASEKFSSNPLNRDHADLIEVQVSLSREYQELAEQYQLLRRPFSVTVDVPYTDVWTYPPVQYYAGKHPCEKPAEMMEHIIRSSSREGDLVADFFMGSGATLKSALKLNRRVLGVELEKERFEQTTLEIEQFRLRK; translated from the coding sequence ATGAAAAATACTGTGAATTTAAACAGTGTGAATTTAGTCAATGATGACTCACTCAGCTATATAAAAACACTTCCCGATAATTGTATTGATTTAATCGCAACTGACCCGCCTTACTTTCAGGTGAAGTCTTGTAGTTGGGATAATCAGTGGGAAAACGTAACATCATATTTATCTTGGCTTGATGAAATACTTGCAGAATTTTGGCGGGTATTAAAGCCTAACGGTAGTCTTTATATATTTTGCGGTTCGAAACTAGCGTCAGATACTGAATTACTCGTCCGTGAAAGATTTAATATTTTAAGTCACATTGTATGGGCTAAACCATCAGGGCCTTGGCGCAGGGCATGTAAAGCCGATTTACGCAGTTTCTTTCCAAGCACTGAAAGAATTTTATTTGCTGAACATTATCAAAGCCCATATAAGGGTAAAAGCAGTGTCTATCTTCAGCAATGCAAAGCGCTTAAAGAAAACGTATTTAAGCCTTTAATTGAGTATTTTAAATCTGCACGCGAATCGTTAGGAATAACAGCAAAAGAAATAAAGCAGGTAACAGGTAAGCAAATGGCTTCACATTGGTTTAGTTATAGCCAATGGCAACTACCTAGTGAGTCTGATTACAAAAAACTGCAGGAGCTGTTTCAGCGTGTAGCAAGTGAAAAGTTTAGTAGTAATCCTTTAAATCGTGATCATGCTGATTTGATAGAGGTGCAGGTTTCTCTTAGTCGAGAGTACCAAGAGCTTGCTGAACAATATCAATTATTACGTCGTCCTTTTTCTGTCACCGTTGATGTTCCTTACACCGATGTGTGGACGTATCCGCCTGTGCAATATTACGCAGGTAAACATCCTTGTGAAAAACCAGCAGAAATGATGGAACACATTATTCGTTCAAGCAGTCGCGAAGGTGATCTGGTTGCTGATTTTTTTATGGGGTCAGGTGCAACACTAAAGTCTGCATTAAAGTTAAATCGTCGAGTTCTTGGGGTTGAACTTGAGAAAGAGCGATTTGAACAAACCACACTGGAAATAGAACAGTTTAGATTACGAAAGTGA
- a CDS encoding Protein of uncharacterised function (DUF1019), producing the protein MNFDINIIRAEIEDWAVEQGQEHVAIEISRAYLRLVINQENGRLYAIEDQTGKADWKAINNNRQQIFRWLRGDSRASQRKIAELMPAIEMALPASRLARVRGDTKNYLATVAIQRFADAMTEILLEGRDMSHQINNVVRALNEISRPTSVH; encoded by the coding sequence ATGAATTTTGATATCAATATTATCAGAGCTGAAATTGAAGATTGGGCGGTAGAACAAGGGCAAGAACATGTTGCCATCGAGATTAGTCGAGCTTACTTACGATTAGTGATTAATCAAGAAAATGGTCGATTATATGCCATTGAGGATCAAACGGGTAAGGCAGATTGGAAAGCAATCAACAATAACCGACAACAGATATTTCGCTGGTTAAGAGGTGATTCCCGTGCATCTCAAAGAAAGATTGCTGAGTTAATGCCAGCGATAGAAATGGCACTACCGGCTTCGAGGTTAGCTCGAGTACGTGGAGATACAAAAAACTATTTAGCAACCGTGGCCATTCAGCGTTTTGCTGATGCTATGACTGAAATCTTATTAGAAGGTCGTGACATGTCACACCAAATAAACAATGTAGTACGTGCATTAAATGAGATATCACGCCCGACCAGCGTGCATTAA
- a CDS encoding phage holin, giving the protein MPYKDPNNYNWLVGILISVMTLLGTAASCAYKALNGEHISWGVFFLQVIVSIFAGAMVYLASSYYEWVPELAGGIAGLAGWSGAELIKTLEKRFLRKVSGE; this is encoded by the coding sequence ATGCCATATAAAGACCCCAATAACTATAACTGGCTTGTGGGCATACTTATCAGCGTTATGACTTTGTTAGGCACTGCAGCTAGTTGTGCTTATAAAGCGTTGAATGGGGAGCATATAAGTTGGGGAGTATTTTTCCTTCAAGTTATCGTCTCTATTTTTGCTGGTGCAATGGTGTACCTAGCGTCTAGCTATTATGAGTGGGTTCCAGAACTCGCTGGTGGGATTGCTGGTTTAGCCGGTTGGTCTGGAGCTGAGTTAATTAAAACACTAGAAAAACGGTTTTTAAGGAAGGTTAGCGGTGAGTAA
- a CDS encoding Predicted restriction endonuclease: protein MNYYIYIWDPDCWEWKDQIEGVCKVNNGEYYSQIWTSQNIKNINKGDMFFLLQTGDGERGIIGLGEIIGTIENQPSSNDIKAKKGKTEGKAILSFTVLSDKPILSRDELLEKYPNPRNKTWRIQSNGQSFSEELAEQLLLAIESKIGSISEYNIREVDTKYYFEGKPRKITVTTYDRDSKAREICLTKHGYICCICGFDFYHRYGELGRNFIEVHHLNQLADFAEEHEIDPIEDLRPVCPNCHRMLHRKRPALSIKELQEIIENNISIV from the coding sequence ATGAATTACTATATTTACATTTGGGATCCTGATTGTTGGGAATGGAAAGATCAAATAGAAGGTGTTTGTAAAGTTAATAATGGGGAATATTATAGTCAAATATGGACTAGCCAAAACATCAAGAATATAAATAAAGGCGATATGTTCTTTTTATTACAAACAGGTGATGGTGAGAGAGGGATTATTGGATTAGGTGAAATTATTGGAACAATAGAAAACCAGCCTTCTTCAAATGATATTAAGGCAAAAAAAGGTAAAACTGAAGGTAAAGCTATACTCTCTTTCACGGTATTATCAGATAAACCTATTTTATCAAGGGATGAATTATTAGAAAAATACCCTAACCCTAGAAATAAGACTTGGAGAATTCAATCTAATGGACAAAGTTTTTCCGAAGAATTAGCTGAACAATTATTGTTAGCTATTGAATCAAAAATTGGTTCCATTTCAGAATATAATATTCGTGAAGTAGATACAAAATATTATTTTGAGGGTAAACCAAGGAAGATTACAGTTACAACTTACGATAGAGATTCTAAAGCTAGGGAAATATGCTTAACTAAACATGGATACATTTGTTGTATTTGTGGTTTTGATTTTTATCATCGTTATGGTGAATTGGGTCGAAATTTTATTGAAGTGCATCATCTTAACCAGTTAGCAGATTTTGCTGAAGAGCATGAAATAGATCCAATTGAAGATTTAAGACCTGTATGCCCAAATTGCCACAGAATGTTACATAGGAAAAGACCTGCTTTATCAATAAAAGAACTTCAGGAAATTATAGAAAATAATATATCTATAGTATAA
- a CDS encoding phage protein, translated as MLKHSDMTEEARLVFEVVPHTIEVTVNEVAECTYLTEERCQLILTQLAMAGLIKENIKGNTFQNI; from the coding sequence ATGTTAAAACATAGTGATATGACAGAAGAGGCAAGACTTGTTTTTGAAGTTGTTCCGCACACGATAGAGGTTACGGTAAATGAAGTTGCAGAATGCACCTATTTAACTGAGGAACGTTGCCAATTGATATTAACGCAGTTGGCAATGGCGGGACTAATCAAAGAAAACATCAAAGGAAATACATTTCAAAATATCTAA
- a CDS encoding phage protein: MSKFVFSTRSEKNMQGVHPDLVKVTRRALELTDVDFMVIEGKRNEARQRQLVINGKSRTMNSRHLTGHAVDCAPIVNGSIPWQEWSYFKKVAEAMIQAGKEFGIDVEWGGNWDSFKDGPHFQLTWKSYPA, translated from the coding sequence GTGAGTAAATTTGTATTTAGTACACGTAGTGAAAAGAACATGCAGGGTGTTCATCCTGATTTAGTCAAAGTAACTCGACGAGCACTTGAATTAACAGATGTCGATTTTATGGTTATTGAAGGAAAGCGTAATGAAGCTCGTCAACGTCAGTTGGTCATTAATGGTAAAAGTCGAACGATGAATAGTCGGCATCTTACTGGCCATGCTGTGGATTGTGCTCCTATCGTGAATGGCTCAATACCTTGGCAAGAATGGTCATACTTTAAAAAAGTGGCTGAAGCGATGATCCAAGCAGGTAAAGAGTTTGGTATTGATGTTGAGTGGGGCGGTAATTGGGATTCATTTAAAGATGGCCCTCATTTTCAATTAACGTGGAAATCATATCCAGCATAA
- the ci_1 gene encoding phage reprossor, whose amino-acid sequence MMNRKISESDKIAAQNLRNIWESKRESLGLTQEKAADIMGFATQGAVSQYLNGRTALNTDTILKFASLLRVDPEDINPELKILLDYVRKTRKEEETKQPMPSTQNEHTTLKLMDVYAKAGPGGFINNDFPDTIKSIEFSPEKVFELFGRKSLKGIEIINISGDSMSPAINPRDVVFVDTHNEFFDGDGVYIFSFENSLFIKRLQRVKGRKLAVKSDNPAYETFYIEESEMCDLRIIGKVIKSLPIRMIDFA is encoded by the coding sequence ATGATGAATAGAAAAATTTCAGAATCAGACAAAATTGCAGCTCAGAACTTACGAAATATTTGGGAATCCAAAAGAGAATCTCTGGGCTTAACTCAAGAAAAAGCTGCAGATATTATGGGATTTGCAACTCAAGGTGCTGTAAGCCAATATCTGAACGGTAGAACAGCTTTAAATACAGATACTATTCTAAAGTTTGCATCATTATTGAGGGTTGATCCGGAAGATATTAACCCAGAGCTAAAAATTTTATTAGACTACGTTAGAAAAACAAGAAAAGAAGAAGAAACAAAACAACCAATGCCGTCCACTCAAAATGAACATACAACATTAAAACTAATGGATGTATATGCAAAAGCAGGTCCCGGTGGCTTTATAAATAACGATTTCCCTGACACCATTAAGTCTATTGAGTTCTCGCCAGAGAAGGTTTTTGAGTTATTTGGTCGTAAAAGCTTAAAAGGTATTGAAATAATTAATATTAGTGGTGACAGCATGTCTCCTGCTATTAATCCCCGAGATGTTGTTTTTGTTGACACCCACAATGAGTTTTTTGATGGTGATGGTGTTTATATTTTTAGTTTCGAAAACTCATTATTTATAAAAAGATTACAACGAGTTAAAGGTAGAAAATTGGCTGTTAAATCGGATAATCCTGCTTATGAAACGTTTTATATTGAAGAATCAGAAATGTGTGATCTTCGAATTATTGGAAAAGTAATAAAATCACTCCCTATCAGAATGATTGATTTTGCATAA